One genomic region from Chondrinema litorale encodes:
- a CDS encoding T9SS type A sorting domain-containing protein — protein MIKTFTSILTKFLLLSAFLWTSNNLFAQTEYALPGSVSQLTISEDGKLMCNMHTHDDVSLEHHNSVSDITLSSNKASFKISSDQNKKKGSGTGATIYVDYYNFDPTFSDDQFLAAAIAFQSAVDTWATLIDSDVPIYVAAAFQPLGTGVLGSAGSTYIVSNTPGLERDSWYGNALADKLAGEDLIPSEYDIIARFSTVFPNWYFGTDGLTPSTDYDFRSVVLHEIGHGLGFFGSMTVSNETGIGSYGFGIPDPVLPAIYDRLMYSPENKSILKDSRYPNYSTALGDMLLSGSLNAKGPRIKKATNGKGAEIFTILDSEVFGDIPGFTDMWLSGSSYSHLDYLTYGGTENGLMVPFLSRGVSFPDPGEVTLALFDDLGWNGQVNRVYNGNERVAASELDLEVTTTAFGVYPNPINNNFSLSLGEKEAALVNASLVDAFGRQMPIDISNQQGTEIQFDLSQKQLKAGVYILRLHFENQEISNIRLLKN, from the coding sequence ATGATTAAAACATTTACGAGCATTTTAACAAAGTTTTTACTGTTATCTGCTTTTCTATGGACTAGTAATAATCTATTTGCTCAAACCGAATATGCTTTACCAGGTTCAGTTAGCCAATTAACAATTTCTGAAGATGGAAAACTGATGTGTAATATGCACACACATGATGATGTATCACTAGAGCACCATAACTCTGTTAGTGATATTACATTAAGTTCTAACAAAGCTTCATTTAAAATATCAAGTGATCAAAACAAAAAGAAGGGAAGCGGTACTGGAGCTACTATTTATGTAGATTACTACAATTTTGACCCTACTTTTAGTGATGATCAATTTTTAGCGGCAGCTATAGCGTTTCAATCTGCGGTAGATACTTGGGCTACGTTAATTGACTCTGATGTTCCTATTTATGTAGCAGCAGCATTTCAACCACTTGGTACAGGTGTGCTTGGTTCAGCAGGTTCTACATATATTGTTTCAAACACTCCTGGCCTCGAAAGAGACTCTTGGTATGGTAATGCATTGGCTGATAAATTAGCAGGTGAAGACTTAATACCAAGTGAGTATGATATTATAGCAAGGTTTAGCACGGTATTTCCTAATTGGTATTTTGGCACAGATGGTCTAACTCCTTCTACTGATTACGATTTTAGAAGTGTAGTTCTACATGAAATAGGTCACGGTTTGGGATTTTTTGGATCTATGACTGTAAGTAATGAAACAGGTATTGGTTCTTACGGATTTGGTATTCCTGATCCAGTTTTACCTGCCATCTATGACAGGTTAATGTATTCTCCAGAAAATAAATCTATCTTAAAAGACAGTCGTTACCCTAATTATTCTACAGCTTTAGGAGATATGCTATTGAGTGGTTCCTTAAATGCAAAAGGCCCTAGAATTAAAAAAGCTACCAATGGTAAAGGTGCAGAAATATTTACCATCTTAGATTCAGAAGTTTTTGGCGATATTCCTGGTTTTACAGATATGTGGTTATCTGGTTCTAGTTACTCTCACCTCGATTATTTAACCTATGGTGGCACAGAAAATGGCTTAATGGTACCATTCCTTTCTAGAGGAGTTTCTTTTCCAGATCCGGGAGAGGTTACCCTTGCTCTTTTCGATGATCTTGGATGGAATGGACAAGTTAATAGAGTGTACAATGGCAATGAAAGAGTTGCTGCTAGTGAACTCGATTTAGAGGTAACTACAACTGCGTTTGGTGTGTATCCAAACCCAATAAATAACAATTTTTCATTGAGTTTAGGAGAGAAAGAAGCTGCATTAGTAAATGCGAGTTTGGTAGATGCTTTTGGTCGCCAAATGCCAATAGATATTTCTAACCAACAAGGAACAGAAATTCAATTTGATCTTTCACAAAAACAGCTAAAAGCAGGTGTTTATATATTGAGACTTCATTTTGAAAATCAAGAAATTTCTAATATCAGATTACTAAAGAATTAA
- a CDS encoding SDR family NAD(P)-dependent oxidoreductase codes for MDLSKLNKKFPNKRAIITGANSGVGLEILHILSQNDWQILAIDINISTLEKIDYAELQIQKIDITHRDLFKNAISDFCSINNGLDVIFNNAGVGEGVRFKDYPLENWDWIIDINLKSVIAGCYYAFAEMQKQNKGLIVNMASAAGYANLPNMSPYNVTKSGVISLSETLAHEFSPYGIQVMCVTPTFFQSNILAQSRGTSDVLASATRVVKKSKLDSKDAARIILSQLHKNKETLKFPFSAKAIYSVKQFFPKLYVWAVRKYLVK; via the coding sequence ATGGACTTATCAAAACTGAATAAAAAGTTTCCAAATAAAAGAGCGATTATTACAGGGGCAAATAGCGGTGTAGGATTAGAAATACTCCATATATTATCTCAAAACGATTGGCAAATTCTTGCAATTGATATCAATATAAGTACTCTGGAAAAAATCGATTATGCTGAATTACAGATTCAAAAAATAGATATTACTCATAGAGATTTGTTTAAAAATGCCATTTCTGATTTTTGCAGCATTAATAACGGTCTTGATGTAATCTTTAATAATGCGGGTGTTGGAGAAGGAGTGAGGTTTAAAGATTATCCTTTAGAAAATTGGGATTGGATAATTGACATCAATCTTAAGTCTGTTATTGCTGGTTGTTATTATGCTTTTGCTGAAATGCAGAAACAAAACAAGGGATTAATTGTAAATATGGCAAGTGCAGCAGGCTATGCTAATTTGCCTAATATGAGTCCATATAATGTTACAAAATCGGGAGTAATTTCTCTATCAGAGACTTTGGCTCATGAGTTTAGCCCCTATGGTATACAAGTAATGTGTGTAACACCTACATTTTTTCAATCTAACATACTGGCTCAAAGTAGAGGTACTTCAGATGTACTTGCATCAGCTACCAGAGTTGTAAAAAAATCTAAATTAGATAGTAAAGATGCGGCCAGAATAATTCTTTCACAGCTTCATAAAAATAAAGAAACCCTAAAATTTCCTTTTTCTGCAAAAGCAATCTATAGTGTTAAGCAGTTTTTTCCTAAACTATATGTATGGGCTGTAAGAAAGTATTTAGTAAAGTAA
- a CDS encoding class I SAM-dependent methyltransferase: protein MSTVEKEVNWKSYAQKYDMLLSYNPYYQQLYNEVLSYTNNWDTFPNDILLDIGAGTGNYSTQLALQHPQANIIHIDNDKGMNLEAANKANFLGLKNHIITDKNIREVVFAHNSVKGIISIHALYTFPNPTEIIKRIYNWLVPNGKVVLVDAGRIVNVISWQIAIGYHLLKNYGLKKTLSIMEEGKEVSKQNSVIRQMQKSGKFWMHSHKEFCSAIEDAGFIIENAHKTFRNVSDFVVARK, encoded by the coding sequence ATGAGTACTGTAGAAAAAGAAGTTAACTGGAAAAGTTATGCACAAAAGTACGATATGCTACTTTCATACAATCCCTATTATCAGCAATTATATAATGAAGTATTATCCTATACCAATAATTGGGACACCTTTCCAAACGATATTCTATTAGATATTGGAGCAGGAACAGGTAATTACTCTACACAGCTTGCTTTGCAACATCCTCAAGCAAATATTATCCATATTGATAATGACAAGGGAATGAACTTAGAGGCTGCTAACAAGGCTAATTTTTTAGGTTTAAAAAATCATATAATTACTGACAAAAATATTCGCGAAGTTGTATTTGCCCATAATTCTGTAAAAGGAATTATAAGTATTCATGCTTTATACACATTTCCAAATCCGACAGAAATAATAAAAAGAATTTACAATTGGCTTGTCCCAAATGGCAAAGTAGTCTTGGTTGATGCAGGCAGAATTGTAAATGTAATTAGTTGGCAAATTGCCATAGGTTATCATTTATTAAAAAATTATGGCCTTAAAAAAACACTAAGTATTATGGAAGAAGGCAAAGAGGTGAGTAAACAAAATAGTGTAATTAGGCAAATGCAGAAATCAGGTAAATTCTGGATGCACTCACACAAAGAATTTTGTAGTGCAATAGAAGATGCCGGTTTTATTATCGAAAATGCTCATAAAACATTTAGAAATGTGAGTGATTTTGTGGTTGCTAGAAAATAG
- a CDS encoding MopE-related protein, which translates to MDTYGDPNRPVWVPSDLEAPQGFVLQTGDCNDANASINPGATDVADGIDNNCDGQTDELDTDGDGLADNLDNCPLVPNPNQEDFDGDGIGDLCDSDDDNDGDPDVTDCEPLNASINHNRSKIFNGIDDNCNNFVDDVCYEIDGNDNCSQADNLGSLSDTGSSKFEPGRLTTKRTTIITDLAEEDWYTFEAIDETQFIDRFNVKIQLNNTNYKMDIHKNSCTNKIATSVSFFNEDGGLGDDSAIYYIRVYLPIQPSSNLCQDYLISITNGI; encoded by the coding sequence TTGGATACTTATGGCGATCCAAATCGACCAGTTTGGGTGCCTTCAGATTTAGAAGCTCCACAGGGTTTTGTGTTGCAAACGGGAGATTGTAATGATGCAAATGCATCTATCAATCCTGGTGCTACCGATGTTGCTGATGGAATTGATAATAATTGCGATGGGCAAACTGATGAATTAGATACAGATGGAGACGGTCTGGCAGACAATCTTGATAATTGTCCTTTAGTGCCAAACCCAAACCAAGAAGATTTTGATGGAGATGGCATTGGTGATTTGTGCGATAGTGATGATGATAACGATGGCGATCCTGACGTTACAGATTGCGAGCCACTAAATGCATCTATTAATCATAATCGCTCTAAAATTTTTAATGGCATTGATGACAATTGCAATAATTTTGTGGATGATGTTTGTTATGAAATTGATGGAAATGATAACTGTTCGCAAGCTGACAACCTTGGTTCTCTATCAGATACTGGCTCCTCAAAATTTGAACCTGGAAGATTGACAACTAAAAGAACAACGATAATAACAGATCTAGCTGAAGAAGATTGGTATACCTTTGAAGCTATTGATGAGACTCAATTTATTGACAGATTCAATGTCAAAATTCAACTTAATAATACCAATTATAAAATGGACATTCATAAAAACTCTTGTACTAACAAAATTGCCACAAGTGTATCATTCTTCAATGAAGATGGTGGTTTAGGTGATGATAGCGCTATCTATTATATAAGAGTTTATTTACCAATTCAGCCAAGTAGTAATTTATGTCAAGACTATCTTATAAGTATTACTAATGGTATTTAA
- a CDS encoding T9SS type A sorting domain-containing protein, whose product MLFTKSTVVLLIFVIIVYLPILSEAQKIESHYVVNAGAGRMENSSIHITYFIGDFISYESSVAQNNIIHLLSGEVQLYPNPVKSVLHIVSSLSNLSKIRVFDTNGKQVLDANLIEQQVDLGQLPRGMYLVKIMDQHDKIITSSKIIKS is encoded by the coding sequence ATGTTATTTACTAAATCTACAGTAGTACTTCTCATTTTTGTAATTATTGTCTATCTGCCTATTTTATCAGAGGCTCAAAAAATAGAATCGCATTATGTGGTAAATGCCGGAGCTGGAAGAATGGAGAACAGCTCTATTCATATCACATATTTTATTGGTGATTTTATAAGTTATGAATCTTCAGTAGCGCAAAATAACATTATCCATTTGTTATCTGGTGAGGTTCAGCTATATCCAAATCCTGTAAAATCTGTCCTTCACATAGTTTCTAGTCTTTCTAATCTAAGTAAAATACGTGTATTTGATACAAACGGAAAACAGGTATTGGATGCCAACCTTATTGAGCAACAAGTAGACTTAGGGCAGCTTCCTAGAGGAATGTACCTTGTGAAAATTATGGATCAGCATGATAAGATTATCACCTCTTCAAAAATTATTAAAAGCTAA
- a CDS encoding N-acyl amino acid synthase FeeM domain-containing protein codes for MTDKSKKIAYKLRYDAYIKSYANLKNDTGLLFDHFDDAPNCKTHLIWYDNKPVATIRSCIWSDKYQWMPTDSVEHFSDDIRKKLGKINLLESNRYAVSPDFQGRQSLFAQMLCFRIHGLNSIVHHCNHIITPVVPNHVPFYKRFLGMEVLSEKPKYFSWIGTEAELLVAERSTSKEIALKRGMPNYNTEDAQNYARIAKLDFNET; via the coding sequence TTGACTGATAAGAGTAAAAAAATTGCATATAAACTCAGATATGATGCATATATAAAGTCTTATGCAAACCTTAAAAATGATACAGGCTTATTATTTGATCATTTTGATGATGCACCAAACTGTAAAACTCATCTGATATGGTATGACAATAAACCAGTAGCTACAATAAGGAGCTGTATTTGGTCTGACAAATACCAATGGATGCCTACAGACTCTGTAGAGCATTTTAGTGATGATATTAGAAAAAAGTTGGGGAAAATAAATCTATTAGAATCCAATAGATATGCAGTTTCTCCAGACTTTCAAGGTAGACAATCTTTGTTTGCTCAAATGCTTTGTTTTAGAATTCATGGTTTAAATTCTATCGTACACCATTGTAATCATATTATCACTCCGGTAGTACCTAATCATGTGCCTTTTTATAAAAGATTTTTAGGGATGGAAGTTCTAAGTGAAAAGCCTAAATATTTCTCATGGATTGGTACAGAAGCAGAATTATTAGTGGCTGAAAGATCGACATCTAAAGAGATCGCTTTAAAAAGAGGAATGCCGAATTATAATACTGAAGATGCACAGAATTATGCTCGCATAGCAAAACTCGATTTTAATGAAACCTAA
- a CDS encoding serine hydrolase domain-containing protein, with the protein MYNFKSIKPCYSIILVLLSTIIVYSCEHKEKVESVEDEISAIENSLTNPVIVKGENLVLFSIEDRMKLHKVPGVSIAVVKDGKLHWTKAYGIANTETGTLVDSATLFQAGSISKPVAALGALKLVQEGKIDLDTDVNNYLKNWKVEENRFTEKEKVTLRRLLTHTAGMTVHGFPGYKPTDKFPSIIKVLDGKGNTPKIFVDTIPGSIWRYSGGGYTVMEKVVEDVSGQPLETYLKENILMPLGMTNSTYSQPLPEKLHQQASAAYDRGGNLIEGLWHNYPEQAAAGLWTTPTDLAKYCMEIQRIEAGKTNGILSKKTVDKMLTKHENNWGLGPSLADDGNSLRFQHGGKNAGFTNNMIAFAYKGNAVIVMTNADNGGKLMNEIITSISEHYDWDIAQQRVVETVSLATEALNKFNGKYKYLGNTRDGSDYIVELVTKEGKLLVIDENNGEEDIITPMSETSFIDLSDGDEVVFTERADTIEFTFNKYYSYRRVE; encoded by the coding sequence ATGTACAATTTTAAGTCTATAAAGCCTTGTTATAGTATTATTTTAGTTCTTCTATCTACCATAATTGTATATAGTTGTGAGCATAAAGAGAAGGTTGAATCTGTCGAAGATGAAATAAGTGCCATTGAAAATAGCTTAACAAATCCGGTAATTGTAAAAGGGGAGAATCTCGTGTTGTTTTCAATTGAAGATCGGATGAAACTTCATAAGGTGCCGGGAGTGAGTATAGCTGTGGTGAAAGATGGCAAATTACATTGGACTAAAGCTTATGGTATTGCCAATACAGAAACGGGTACTTTGGTAGATTCTGCTACTTTGTTTCAGGCTGGTTCTATTAGTAAACCTGTAGCTGCATTAGGAGCACTTAAATTGGTGCAAGAAGGGAAAATTGATTTGGATACTGATGTAAATAATTATCTTAAAAACTGGAAAGTTGAAGAAAACCGATTTACAGAAAAAGAGAAGGTAACCTTAAGACGGTTGCTAACACATACAGCCGGAATGACAGTTCACGGATTTCCCGGCTATAAGCCAACAGACAAATTTCCATCTATAATTAAGGTATTAGACGGCAAAGGCAATACACCAAAAATATTTGTAGATACCATACCGGGTTCGATTTGGCGGTATTCTGGTGGTGGTTATACAGTAATGGAAAAAGTGGTAGAAGATGTGAGTGGACAACCATTAGAGACTTATTTGAAAGAAAATATTCTAATGCCATTAGGTATGACGAATAGTACTTATAGCCAGCCATTACCAGAAAAGTTGCATCAACAAGCAAGCGCTGCTTACGATAGAGGAGGTAATTTAATAGAAGGGCTATGGCATAACTATCCGGAGCAAGCAGCAGCAGGTTTGTGGACTACTCCAACAGATTTAGCTAAATACTGCATGGAAATCCAGAGAATTGAAGCTGGTAAAACCAATGGAATTCTCTCTAAAAAAACAGTAGATAAAATGCTTACCAAACATGAAAATAATTGGGGCTTAGGGCCATCATTAGCCGATGATGGTAACTCACTTAGGTTTCAGCATGGTGGTAAAAACGCTGGTTTTACGAATAACATGATTGCTTTTGCTTATAAAGGAAATGCTGTAATTGTAATGACTAATGCAGATAATGGCGGAAAGTTGATGAATGAGATTATCACTTCTATTTCGGAACATTACGATTGGGATATTGCTCAGCAAAGAGTGGTTGAAACTGTTTCATTAGCTACTGAAGCTCTCAATAAATTTAATGGTAAATATAAGTATTTAGGTAATACCCGTGATGGTTCAGATTATATAGTTGAGCTTGTTACGAAAGAAGGAAAGCTCTTAGTAATTGATGAAAACAATGGAGAAGAAGATATAATTACACCCATGAGTGAAACCTCTTTTATCGATTTGTCTGATGGTGATGAAGTTGTTTTTACTGAAAGAGCAGACACCATTGAATTTACTTTTAATAAATATTATTCGTATAGGCGTGTTGAGTAA
- a CDS encoding sulfotransferase family 2 domain-containing protein: protein MISHKHKVIFIHIPKCAGSSVESYFGVKPFNWEEPNYENLTGWCPERKIHLHHATASQLLDLELVSKETWDEYYKFTIVRNPWSRAMSDYYWVQKDCKVRGTFSSFINKHAPFKKHLTYPPKNKHFRGDHLYPQSSYLKCKDGNLLVDDIIKFENLRQGFEGICEKLNLPSSKLPHKKKRSKKRFEHYSHFFCRKKHRLISEKYKEDIVSFGYQFDNRNKQKNIIHSLKYSMVKLYDSSQRGYYKHFK from the coding sequence ATGATCTCACATAAGCACAAAGTTATTTTTATCCATATACCCAAATGTGCTGGGTCTAGTGTGGAAAGTTATTTTGGTGTAAAACCTTTTAACTGGGAAGAACCAAACTACGAAAACTTAACAGGGTGGTGTCCAGAAAGAAAAATTCATTTACACCATGCAACAGCAAGCCAGCTATTAGATTTGGAGCTTGTCTCAAAAGAGACTTGGGATGAGTACTATAAATTTACAATAGTTAGAAACCCATGGTCTAGGGCAATGTCTGATTACTATTGGGTTCAGAAAGATTGCAAAGTGAGGGGTACATTCAGCAGCTTTATTAATAAACATGCTCCTTTTAAAAAGCATTTAACTTATCCACCAAAAAACAAGCACTTTCGGGGAGATCATCTATACCCCCAATCTTCTTACTTAAAATGCAAAGATGGTAACTTGTTGGTAGACGATATTATTAAATTTGAGAATCTACGGCAGGGATTCGAAGGTATTTGTGAAAAATTAAACTTACCAAGTTCGAAACTCCCGCATAAAAAAAAGCGCTCAAAGAAAAGGTTTGAGCATTATTCTCATTTCTTCTGCAGAAAGAAGCATAGGTTAATCTCAGAGAAATACAAAGAAGACATTGTCTCATTTGGCTATCAATTCGATAATCGCAATAAGCAGAAAAACATTATACATAGTCTAAAGTACTCAATGGTGAAACTCTACGATAGTTCACAAAGAGGGTATTATAAGCATTTTAAGTAG
- a CDS encoding PAS domain-containing sensor histidine kinase, producing MHDSNNGFQDFVADNFTPLAILIDDKGNVKKINEAGLLFFDQSKKHINDIFSKVFLDVFESIFGECRKYQETLRVPVFYNFNQPTKKQFSVTITPFTENTSEELYLLVFQVIMGNMRFTVASYDVKPIESKSELKEFIDELQAANEEIKASNEELTTLNEELSTYKNMLEQMVQERTFELERQRTQFKNIINNLPGAVLKYRIDADGKDRLVFLSDQAEDLWEIPKEDALNNINLHWEIAFEEDIPQMRQQLMESASNMTKWNSQWRIKTKSGKIKWLEGLAIPEKKEDGAIEWDTIILDITQRKIVENSLKAQKALLEQTESIAKVGSWEWDVAKDQVIWSKEIFNIFDLDEKNGAPRFKNHGKLFSESSFKKLTKCVEDAIEHTKPFEVELEAITSKGDIKYCIARGSVRKNKYENVSQLFGSFQDITHRKKAEIKWKESQEDYKAMADSMPGVVLKYQLNPDFSEKLLYLSKGAEELHEIPHQEALDNFSLVRERLHPEDLSSFSDSIKKSAEDLSLWKKEYRILLPNGKIKWAEGRGMPKKMPDGSVIWNSIIMDISDKVKITQELREINDQLDLAIETAKLGVWVYDTQAEEGKWNDVLYDIFGISKEEFASNNNIWEDLLCPEDRERVIKVFNKISQGERISSYQYAIIRPDGEKRYILASGGPFKQSKDANKLVGINIDVTQIKLYEQELIKAKENAQKSEAKIREKNIALEKANTELDRFVYSVSHDLRAPIASAIGLSQIALNSTNLEEINHLNTLKVKTLNKLDHFIKDILDYSRNSRLEVKGEAVNWRETIDLILIEYHQAIQEKDIEIIVNIEGEEAFYTDKLRINIILNNLFSNAFKFLKDYTSEHKIEILVNSNTTFAEIKVSDNGIGIEAERVDKVFDMFYRANDLKPGSGIGLYILKESLNKLNGEINLQSKVGTGTSFFLKIPALETIN from the coding sequence ATGCACGACTCTAATAACGGTTTTCAGGATTTTGTCGCAGATAATTTTACTCCATTAGCTATTCTGATTGATGATAAAGGCAATGTAAAAAAGATTAATGAAGCAGGTTTACTATTTTTTGATCAGAGTAAAAAGCATATTAATGATATTTTTAGTAAAGTATTTTTAGATGTATTTGAGTCCATATTTGGAGAGTGTCGAAAGTATCAAGAAACACTCAGGGTTCCTGTTTTTTATAATTTTAATCAACCTACCAAGAAGCAGTTTTCTGTAACAATTACTCCTTTTACAGAAAATACCTCAGAAGAATTGTATTTATTGGTATTTCAGGTGATAATGGGAAATATGAGATTTACAGTGGCTAGTTATGATGTAAAGCCTATTGAATCTAAATCTGAGTTGAAAGAATTTATTGATGAATTACAGGCTGCAAATGAAGAGATTAAAGCCTCTAATGAGGAACTCACTACATTAAACGAAGAGCTTAGCACTTATAAAAATATGCTAGAGCAAATGGTTCAAGAGCGTACTTTTGAACTCGAAAGACAAAGAACTCAGTTTAAAAATATAATAAACAATTTACCTGGTGCAGTTTTAAAATACAGAATTGATGCCGATGGAAAAGATAGATTGGTATTTCTATCAGACCAAGCAGAAGATTTGTGGGAAATACCTAAAGAAGATGCGCTAAATAATATCAATCTTCATTGGGAAATAGCTTTTGAAGAAGATATACCTCAAATGCGTCAGCAACTTATGGAATCTGCTTCAAATATGACTAAATGGAACAGCCAATGGCGAATTAAAACCAAGAGTGGAAAAATAAAATGGTTAGAAGGGTTAGCAATACCAGAAAAAAAAGAAGATGGCGCCATTGAATGGGATACAATAATACTAGATATTACCCAAAGAAAAATAGTTGAAAACAGTTTAAAAGCCCAAAAAGCCTTACTAGAACAGACAGAGTCAATTGCAAAGGTAGGTAGTTGGGAGTGGGATGTCGCAAAAGATCAGGTTATTTGGTCAAAAGAAATATTTAACATTTTTGATTTGGATGAAAAAAATGGTGCACCTAGATTTAAAAATCATGGTAAGCTTTTTTCTGAGTCTTCTTTTAAGAAATTAACTAAATGTGTAGAAGACGCCATAGAGCATACCAAGCCCTTCGAAGTTGAACTTGAAGCAATTACAAGTAAAGGCGATATAAAATATTGTATTGCTCGTGGCTCTGTGCGTAAGAATAAATATGAAAATGTAAGTCAATTATTTGGCTCGTTTCAGGATATTACTCATAGAAAGAAAGCTGAAATTAAATGGAAAGAAAGTCAAGAAGATTATAAGGCAATGGCAGATAGTATGCCTGGCGTGGTACTTAAATATCAACTCAATCCTGATTTTTCTGAAAAGCTGCTTTATTTAAGTAAAGGTGCTGAAGAGCTACACGAAATACCACATCAAGAAGCCCTCGATAATTTTTCTTTAGTGAGGGAGCGCCTTCACCCAGAAGACTTAAGTAGCTTTTCAGATTCAATTAAAAAATCTGCAGAGGATTTATCTCTTTGGAAAAAAGAGTATCGAATTTTATTACCAAATGGCAAAATAAAATGGGCAGAAGGTAGAGGAATGCCTAAAAAAATGCCAGATGGATCGGTTATTTGGAATTCCATTATCATGGATATTTCTGATAAAGTGAAGATTACTCAGGAGTTGAGAGAGATAAACGATCAATTAGATTTGGCGATAGAAACAGCCAAACTAGGTGTATGGGTGTACGATACCCAAGCAGAAGAAGGAAAATGGAACGATGTACTTTATGATATTTTTGGTATATCTAAAGAAGAGTTTGCCAGTAATAATAATATTTGGGAAGATCTTTTGTGTCCTGAGGATAGAGAGCGAGTAATAAAAGTGTTTAATAAAATTTCGCAAGGGGAAAGAATATCTAGCTATCAATATGCTATTATACGACCTGATGGCGAAAAGAGATATATTTTGGCATCTGGTGGCCCATTCAAGCAAAGTAAGGATGCAAATAAATTAGTAGGCATAAATATAGACGTTACGCAAATTAAATTGTATGAGCAAGAACTGATTAAGGCTAAAGAAAATGCACAAAAAAGTGAAGCGAAAATAAGAGAAAAAAATATAGCCTTAGAAAAAGCCAATACTGAATTGGATAGATTTGTTTACAGCGTATCACACGATTTACGTGCACCAATAGCATCTGCAATTGGTCTTTCTCAAATTGCACTAAATTCCACAAATCTAGAGGAGATAAATCACCTAAATACGCTTAAGGTAAAAACACTTAATAAACTTGACCACTTTATTAAAGACATACTTGATTACTCCCGTAATAGTCGATTAGAGGTAAAAGGTGAGGCTGTAAATTGGCGAGAAACTATAGACTTAATACTTATAGAATACCATCAGGCAATTCAAGAAAAGGATATTGAAATTATTGTAAACATTGAAGGAGAGGAAGCTTTTTACACCGATAAATTGAGAATTAATATCATATTGAACAATCTATTTTCTAATGCATTTAAGTTCTTGAAAGATTATACAAGTGAACATAAAATTGAAATATTAGTCAACTCAAACACCACATTTGCTGAGATCAAAGTAAGTGACAATGGAATAGGTATAGAAGCTGAAAGAGTAGATAAAGTATTTGATATGTTTTATCGTGCGAATGATTTGAAACCAGGTTCTGGTATAGGTTTATATATATTAAAAGAGAGTTTAAATAAACTCAATGGCGAAATTAACTTACAAAGTAAAGTTGGAACTGGTACATCATTCTTTCTTAAAATTCCCGCTTTAGAGACGATTAATTAA